A single window of Aspergillus flavus chromosome 4, complete sequence DNA harbors:
- a CDS encoding viral A-type inclusion protein repeat protein, with translation MPPSILYLLLLTLITASRLFLACFYFIDRAVALAHRPATVMFQRIRDAIDSRIAEEQARQKSAQDSLARSNSARRPTRNASPSRRTTRPRRNTGTPVRGPDPNEFEPEFAIGEDEGSSRSATPRLESAGSEENAGESKPSAEEASAGKDNTNAPETNQSSSELPPEVRVKLRRLGKLESRYQELLKAYRMAHSRVLSIEPFEAALRENTPLASISDPKALTEYLNQLSLKSDMVLEELKRVSTERDDYKKKMEEAQKATKAAYDELTNLKENKKEEDASTISDKTAVDNSTLNDKSSTVSKQDSAKEESEEFFSFDNEIPRLEAELKEKQEEIETLKSQAENLKRDLSVARESTEGMVHNLETATRELVELRDIKDKQDSEFEKLKTSKQEEIEALTAKLATSETTIQNAQNEVEKLKVELKQKTDEIEHLQSQTAKPEDADEQSELAAKLDKAKQEKEANEKRLGVLQNLVDNLRSQLKDMEGTMTSLKADMNRKEELQNIVDFLDNNLKDNTTWKQAKEQVAGGKQANFEDFRDSLAPAKNGTEVKNETPEPKPQPANSTGAAGASKKKNKKKKKGGKGGGDDTSKAASAPAVEETQTPAAEPEPKSSNTNELEQKIESLTRQVEEKDAAIDRLSSKLKGEEDLKEEIESLRDDLLNLGQDHVESKDKLKELTAEKKALEETITKLEKELVDLRTSTATRDADSEKVHNDLKEEYESLKVKLTTLETELSAAQQLASTRFKDLTDLRETLQKLQPELKKLRAESTELKSIRETLATKTAELRTLEGKQEDLRAELKTLKTTISERESEVKTLNQKIRQETDNRLKAEEKLTVAQADLRYSESKKQEALETKERISNDLSKAQEDLKAARTQLREAQNQVTQVNKDLEGLREEIQLKTAQHASAQSLMNSMRDQGAEIGMQMKEARERCESLEEELADAHKLLSERTREGETMRRLLNDIEGRTESKVRDFKERMEAAIEERDRAEDEASAQGRRRARELEELKNKVREAEKALRSAEEDKEELEMSQKDWKRRRDQLEEQAERSTQELNDVRQAMARLRDSLDESEKQVRDLEKEKAELRRSVEETSARLDKLRRSNKALSEEARFGTNPQSSRSSIDSGSRRALTSPVPKDRSPSIRGSETPTGGANAQAPIDYLYLKNVLLQFLEQKDKNYQKQLIPVLGMLLHFDRTDEQKWMSAIMSR, from the exons ATGCCCCCTTCCATTCTTTaccttctccttcttacTTTAATAACTGCTTCTCGTCTCTTTCTCGCCTGTTTCTATTTCATTGATCGAGCTGTGGCCCTGGCTCACAGGCCCGCCACGGTCATGTTTCAG CGTATCCGCGACGCGATCGACTCCCGGATTGCAGAGGAGCAAGCCCGGCAAAAGTCCGCCCAGGACTCACTCGCCCGCTCCAACTCCGCTCGTCGTCCCACTCGCAATGCATCCCCTAGTAGACGAACTACCCGCCCTCGACGGAACACCGGCACTCCCGTCCGTGGGCCGGATCCCAACGAATTCGAGCCCGAGTTCGCCAtcggagaggatgaaggcTCTAGCAGATCAGCTACTCCCCGCTTAGAGTCCGCAGGTTCGGAGGAAAATGCCGGGGAGAGCAAACCATCCGCGGAGGAGGCGTCCGCCGGCAAGGATAATACGAATGCCCCAGAGACAAACCAATCTTCTTCGGAGCTGCCGCCTGAGGTCAGGGTGAAGCTGCGGAGATTGGGCAAGCTGGAATCTCGGTATCAGG AGCTCTTGAAGGCTTATCGGATGGCCCATTCGCGTGTCTTATCGATCGAACCTTTCGAAGCGGCCTTGCGTGAGAACACCCCCTTGGCATCTATTAGCGATCCGAAGGCGTTGACAGAATACCTCAACCAACTCTCATTGAAAAGCGACATGgttctggaggagctgaagcgGGTGTCCACAGAGAGAGATGActacaagaagaaaatggagGAAGCCCAGAAGGCCACGAAGGCCGCCTACGATGAGCTCACTAATCTTaaggagaataaaaaggaagaggatgccTCGACAATAAGCGATAAGACGGCCGTCGATAACTCTACCTTGAATGATAAATCCTCCACTGTTTCGAAGCAGGATTCTGCCAAGGAAGAAAGCGAAGagtttttctcttttgataACGAGATCCCACGCCTGGAGGCGGAGctaaaagaaaagcaggaagagattgaaaCGCTCAAGTCTCAAGCGGAAAACCTCAAACGGGACCTCTCAGTGGCAAGGGAGTCAACGGAAGGGATGGTGCACAATTTGGAAACTGCGACCCGAGAGTTGGTAGAGCTGCGCGATATCAAGGATAAACAAGACTCGGAGTttgagaagctcaagacTTCGAAGCAGGAAGAGATCGAGGCGCTCACGGCGAAGCTAGCGACGTCCGaaaccaccatccaaaacGCTCAAAACGAGgttgagaagctgaaggtGGAGCTGAAGCAGAAAACAGATGAAATCGAGCACCTCCAGTCGCAAACTGCGAAGCCCGAGGATGCTGATGAGCAGTCGGAACTTGCAGCAAAACTAGACAAGGccaaacaagaaaaggaagccaaTGAGAAGCGACTCGGTGTTCTCCAAAACCTAGTAGATAACCTTCGCTCCCAGCTCAAGGATATGGAAGGCACGATGACAAGCCTGAAGGCGGACATGAACCGAAAGGAGGAGCTGCAGAATATTGTCGATTTCCTTGACAACAACCTGAAAGACAACACGACCTGGAAACAAGCCAAGGAACAAGTTGCGGGCGGAAAGCAAGCCAATTTCGAGGATTTCCGGGACAGTCTGGCGCCTGCGAAGAACGGTACGGAGGTGAAGAACGAGACACCCGaacccaaaccccaaccGGCCAACTCCACCGGTGCTGCAGGAGCTtctaagaagaagaacaagaagaagaagaaaggcggCAAGGGTGGCGGTGATGACACGAGCAAAGCGGCAAGTGCTCCAGCTGTCGAAGAGACACAAACCCCAGCAGCCGAGCCAGAGCCGAAGTCGTCGAACACGAATGAGCTCGAGCAGAAAATTGAATCTTTGACACgccaagtggaagaaaaggatgcAGCTATCGATCGTCTCAGCTCGAAACTCAAAGGGGAGGAAGACCTGAAAGAGGAAATAGAATCTCTTCGGGATGACCTGCTTAATCTCGGACAAGACCATGTCGAATCAAAGGATAAACTGAAAGAATTGACTGCCGAGAAGAAAGCTCTGGAGGAGACCATCACCAAGTTGGAGAAAGAGCTGGTTGACTTGCGCACGAGCACTGCGACTAGGGATGCTGACTCTGAAAAGGTGCACAATGACCTGAAGGAGGAATATGAAAGCCTCAAGGTCAAACTTACTACCCTAGAAACCGAGTTATCTGCTGCACAACAGTTAGCTTCTACCCGATTCAAGGATCTTACCGACTTGCGGGAGACTCTCCAGAAGCTGCAGCCTGAGCTAAAGAAACTACGAGCTGAATCAACTGAGCTCAAGTCTATCAGGGAGACTTTAGCTACTAAGACAGCTGAATTGAGAACTCTCGAGGGCAAGCAAGAGGATTTGCGTGCTGAGTTGAAGACCCTCAAGACGACAATATCAGAACGAGAGTCAGAAGTGAAGACGCTCAATCAGAAGATCAGACAAGAAACGGATAATCGCttgaaggccgaggagaaaTTAACAGTCGCTCAAGCAGATCTACGCTATTCGGAGAGCAAGAAGCAAGAAGCTCTGGAAACGAAGGAGAGAATTTCAAATGACCTTTCTAAAGCCCAAGAGGACTTGAAGGCCGCCCGGACTCAGCTACGGGAAGCTCAAAACCAAGTTACACAGGTGAACAAGGACCTTGAGGGTCTGCGGGAGGAGATTCAGTTGAAGACCGCTCAGCACGCTAGCGCGCAGAGTCTGATGAATAGCATGCGCGACCAGGGCGCCGAGATCGGCATGCAGATGAAAGAAGCCCGCGAACGCTGCGAGAGtctggaagaggaactgGCGGATGCCCATAAGTTGCTAAGTGAAAGGACCCGTGAGGGTGAAACTATGCGGCGTCTCTTGAATGACATCGAAGGCCGCACCGAATCTAAAGTTCGTGATTTCAAAGAGCGGATGGAGGCAGCCATTGAGGAGCGAGATCGTGCGGAAGATGAAGCTAGCGCTCAGGGTCGCCGTCGGGCGCGGGAGCTAGAGGAGCTAAAGAACAAAGTCCGGGAAGCGGAAAAAGCACTGAGGAGCGCTGAGGAGGACAAGGAGGAGCTCGAGATGTCGCAGAAGGATTGGAAACGCAGACGTGATCAACTGGAGGAGCAAGCCGAGCGGTCGACGCAGGAACTCAATGATGTGCGGCAGGCCATGGCACGTTTGCGCGATTCGCTGGATGAAAGTGAGAAACAAGTCCGAGAcctggagaaagaaaaggcagaacTACGCCGATCAGTTGAAGAAACCAGCGCTCGTCTGGACAAGTTGCGCCGGTCCAACAAGGCTCTATCGGAAGAGGCTCGCTTTGGTACAAATCCCCAGTCATCGCGATCTTCCATCGACTCTGGGTCCCGCAGGGCACTCACTTCTCCGGTGCCCAAGGACCGCAGCCCATCGATTCGGGGAAGCGAAACGCCTACAGGAGGAGCAAACGCGCAGGCGCCTATCGATTATCTCTATTTGAAAAACGTTCTCCTACAGTTCTTGGAgcagaaagacaaaaattACCAGAAACAACTTATCCCAGTTTTGGGCATGCTGCTCCATTTTGATCG GACGGACGAGCAAAAGTGGATGTCAGCTATCATGTCTCGATAG